The window GTCAACCAGAACGCGGTCGGCCTGCCGGTCTCGGTCTTCGTCTCGATCAAACTGGAACGCCAGCGCGCCCCCGAACTCGACGCCTTCGCCCGCGCCATCACCGCCTGGCCCGAGGTGATGGAATGCTACCTGATGACCGGCGCCCGCGACTTCCTGCTGCGCGTGGTCTGCGCCGACCTCGCGGCTTACGAGGCGTTTCTGAGGGACCGCCTGACCCAGCTGGACGGGGTGGGCTCGATCGAATCGAGTTTTGCGTTGGGGCAGGTGAAGTATTCGCGGGTTTTGCCGGTGGGGTGAGGGGCGGGTGTTGTCGGGGTGAACGCTCTGGTTCTATTCTCGGGGAATGGTCCGGTCTGGGCATAACCCCTGCGCGGGGACCGGGGCGGACGGTCGCTATGTCGCGCCATCAACCGGGTTGCAGTGCCAATGACCACCCCCTCCCACCGCCTGGTTTTCGATCTCCGCGGCCATACGGCACGCGGATGCCAGACAACCCGCAGGCTGGTGATCCTGATCGACGGTGTGGCGGTGTGGCCGGTGCCCGGTGACGAGACCGCCCGGCTCGACATCCAGATCGACGACCTCCTGGCACACCTCACCGACCACTGGCAAACGCTGATGCTGCGGCAGACCTGCCGCCAGCCGTCGCCGACAGGGAGCAGGAAGCGGTTCGCCGCTTCGAAGACACCCACGACATCGCCCGCGCCTTCGGCGGCATCTATGGTCTGCCGCCGTTCTGGATTTTGCGGGCAGGACCGGACTTCGTTGGGGAGACGGGCGGCAGGCATGATCGTGTCCCGAGAATTGGTGTAATACCAATCTGCAATAATCAGAG of the Tistrella mobilis genome contains:
- a CDS encoding Lrp/AsnC family transcriptional regulator, giving the protein MAASAEPDLDAVDRRILRALQEDGRITVQALAEKVGLSPSPCLRRIRMMEEAGVITGYAALVNQNAVGLPVSVFVSIKLERQRAPELDAFARAITAWPEVMECYLMTGARDFLLRVVCADLAAYEAFLRDRLTQLDGVGSIESSFALGQVKYSRVLPVG